The Eubacterium ventriosum genome includes the window ACCTTGCACAGACTCATTTATCTGAATCTACATTTTTTCATGCACCTATTTGCATGTTCGTTTTATTATCAATAACTATAATGTCGTCAATAGGTACGTTAAATATTGTTGCCAACACGATAAAATTATCCAGTGTTGGCATTGCAGCACCATTCTGCCATTTGTATATTGCATTTGGAGTTGCAAATCCAAGCATCATCTGTAAATCTTTGACAGATAATCCTGCTTTCTTTCTTAAATCCATGATTCTTATTCCTGTACCAACTGTATCTATTGTGGGTAATGTAAACATCTTTATTTCCTCCATTCAAACTTGCTAATCAATTCTCCGGTGGCATAAAATGCTTACTTTTTTTGCATAAAAAATACCACCTATCTTCCAAAAAGATAAGCGGTTAATGAAAATCGAATTTTTGTTTTTGCCACAATGACATCTATAGCAATCATGTTCGTTTTCGCATTTTGCTTACCGTTTTGGAGTGCACACAAACTAAACTCTGTTCATATTCCTGAACGAGCTGCTGTTCGTACTGATAGCTATAGTAGTTTGCAAAATTGAATCTAAACATAATCTTTTTTCTTTCCCGATGGATTTGTCCACCGCATTTAATCTTTCTTATAGTCCTAATGTGACATAATTTTTTCTATTTGTCATTCTTCTCGTGGGAGAAAGTTTAAATCATAATTTACGGAAGCACAAATTGAATCACAAGTCCTGCCATTGCGCAAACAACAAGAGCCAATGCATCACCAATAAAAAATCCCTTTATGTGAAACCAATAATCTCTATACTCTTTGACCATATCCTCTGTCCCCTTGAAAACAAAGTAAGGATCATGGCAAAACCATATTATATCAAGTACTATTGCATCGTATGCATTAACTATGGTCCATAATAGGAATCCATATCCAAAACCTTCAGCAAATGTAGTGTATCCGTTTACAAAGCAAAGGATCAAACTAAGAATGATTACAAACAACACAGATGCTATGCACTTTGCGACAATCTTATTTTCCTGTGTTGGTATTTAATCCTTGTATTCATCCAGTTCTCTTACCCTCTCCTGTATCTTTGGTGGGTAGTTATATGGAGTCTTAATCGGTTTTCTCGACATGATGTAAACCATCAATGTAAAAATCAAACATAATACAATACTCTCAATTACTAATAGCATATTTTCCCCTCACAATCGATGTTTTTTAGCGTTCATTACGACAAACTGGAATTTGGAGTGTACTTTATAAATTTTTTCCGATTTTCTCAAGTTCGTTCATGGAATTCTTATTTTTTTCAAGTTCATCTCTGGCTGTTGCATAATATGATTTATTGAAAAGCATGTCCCATGAAAGATATTTTGCCATACAGTCAAACTGCTTATCAATCAGCTCATACTGGATACTGTCTACGGGAGAACCACCTACAACAATCGTGCCCACTTTTTTATTTTTTAACTGCAATCCACGGCAGTAGCACTTATCAATGACTAATTTCAATTGTGCTGACATTCCCCACCAATAAACTGGCGTAGCAAAAAGAATCATATCTGCGGCAGCAATTTTATCAATTGTGGGATTTGTATCATCCTTATCGACGCATCCCTTAGAGCATTGACAGACACCACATCCCTTGCATGGTGCAATGTTGAGTTTGTCGGGTTCAATGATTTCAATTTCATTCTTTTCTGACGCTCCTTTTATAAATGCATTGATTGCTGTCAGCGTGTTTCCTTTTCTGGCACTTCCATTAATGATTACAATTTTCATGCGTGTATCCTCCAACTTTCGATTTTACTTTGTAACTATGACTTTTCCTTCTGAATCCAGAAGAGGTGTAATAGCCGCTCCATATCCAGATTTCCAACAAAGATAGTTAACCCCAGTCTCCTTATCTACAAGGATTTGGCGAACTCCTTCATCCTTAAGTTGACTTCCGTCTCTAAATGTAACTTCAAATCTTTCTTCTTTCTTTGCCATGTTTATTTCTCCTTTTTTCAAGCGTTAAATTCCGATTTATTTAGCTCTAAAAACTAAAATTTTCAAACTTTTTATTTTTTAATTCTACCACACCCACCTCCCCTTATTCAATTACTGTTTTTCTTTCTCCAGCCTTTCCATCTTCTCATACATATTTGTATTATAAAGTCTGTAAAGTTCACTGTCTTTTGTTATCACATTGTCAAACGGTACCATTCTGCTTCCGCATTTTATCAATCCGCATCCTGACGGTGAATCTATCACATAGTTAAGCTGCTCTTCTGATATTTCCAGTGACTCCACTATCTTTTCTATGTCCTTGCTTGACTGATTTAAAAGTAGTATGAATGCAGAGTTTGAAAGCATTGTTGTACTCGTTTCACTAATAAGAAGGTCCACTATGTTCTGTGTTATTCCTGTGCAAATTCCTCCCTGCTTTCTTACCTTTTTCCACATCTGGCGTAGATATTCTGCACTGAACGGTGAATTTAAAAGAACATACACTTCATCAATGCAAAACCATATTGCTCTTCCCCTTTCTTGCTAATCCAATACCTAAATTAACTGTTGTGGTTGTTTTTCCTACTCCACCATTCTGGTTTGCTATTGCAATTACCTTACACATTTCTTTCTTCCTCCTTATACATTTTTTAGAATGAAAACTCATATCGGCTCTGATTATTCTGTTACATTTTCGTCTTACTAAAGAAACAGGAAGACTTCGTATCTAATTTGGTTGAACCAAAATTTTCCCAAATCAAACCAAAATAAACCAAAATTCTACGATAAGACGTGATAATTTATGATATTTTATGAATTTAAGATATTTTTAATTTTCAGGATTCAGAAAGCAAAAAAAATCCCTCAAACATACTAAAAATAGTACATTTAAGGGATTTTCTCCTCTATAATGTGGGTTTTCACCCATTATAAAATAGAATTCTTTTTTATAAAATCAAGTTATGATAACTTATGATTTACTGCATCTGTTTTGCAACTTCTGCAGCGAAGTCTTCTTCTTTCTTTTCAATACCTTCGCCTGTTTCAAATCTTACAAAGCTCTTAAGTGCAACTGTAGCACCAACTTCTTTTGAAACTTCAGCTAAGTATGCTTTTACTGTCTGCTTTCCGTCTGCAGCCATAACGTATGTCTGATCAAGAAGACATACTTCTTTTAACTGCTTTGAAATACGACCTTCAACTAAGCCGTTGAA containing:
- a CDS encoding helix-turn-helix domain-containing protein — protein: MFTLPTIDTVGTGIRIMDLRKKAGLSVKDLQMMLGFATPNAIYKWQNGAAMPTLDNFIVLATIFNVPIDDIIVIDNKTNMQIGA
- a CDS encoding DUF6440 family protein, with product MAKKEERFEVTFRDGSQLKDEGVRQILVDKETGVNYLCWKSGYGAAITPLLDSEGKVIVTK
- a CDS encoding flavodoxin family protein, coding for MKIVIINGSARKGNTLTAINAFIKGASEKNEIEIIEPDKLNIAPCKGCGVCQCSKGCVDKDDTNPTIDKIAAADMILFATPVYWWGMSAQLKLVIDKCYCRGLQLKNKKVGTIVVGGSPVDSIQYELIDKQFDCMAKYLSWDMLFNKSYYATARDELEKNKNSMNELEKIGKNL